The Phycisphaerae bacterium genome window below encodes:
- a CDS encoding 4Fe-4S binding protein codes for MAVQVDGERCSGCGICVEACPREAIRIEGGLATVDAERCTGCAVCVDECPNEAICVP; via the coding sequence ATGGCGGTTCAGGTTGACGGCGAGCGATGCAGCGGATGCGGCATTTGCGTGGAGGCATGCCCGCGTGAGGCGATCCGCATCGAGGGTGGTTTGGCGACGGTGGACGCCGAGCGGTGCACCGGCTGCGCGGTGTGCGTGGATGAGTGTCCGAACGAGGCGATTTGCGTGCCGTAG
- a CDS encoding response regulator: MPRILIIDDDSDCRTICRAPLEQAGFEVGEAADADEGVERLRSEGADLVILDVLMPSEYEGFEAARRIREELEMRDLPILMLSAVHDVKQPPYRFVPDQQHLPVDAFLDKPVSCEVLVEKVRDMLGLRRETPDSPL; encoded by the coding sequence ATGCCGAGAATACTGATTATCGACGACGATTCGGATTGCCGGACGATCTGCCGGGCTCCGCTGGAGCAGGCGGGATTTGAGGTGGGCGAGGCGGCGGACGCCGACGAGGGGGTGGAGCGGCTTCGGTCGGAGGGGGCGGACCTGGTGATTCTGGACGTTTTGATGCCCAGCGAGTACGAGGGTTTCGAGGCGGCGCGGCGGATTCGGGAGGAGCTCGAGATGCGCGACCTGCCGATCCTGATGCTCAGTGCGGTGCACGACGTCAAGCAGCCGCCGTATCGTTTCGTTCCCGACCAGCAGCATCTGCCGGTGGATGCGTTTCTGGACAAGCCGGTTTCGTGCGAGGTGCTGGTGGAGAAGGTCCGGGACATGCTGGGATTGCGTCGGGAGACGCCGGATTCGCCGCTATGA